One genomic segment of Chitinophaga sancti includes these proteins:
- the msrA gene encoding peptide-methionine (S)-S-oxide reductase MsrA — protein sequence MANQTAILAGGCFWGVEELIRELPGVINTHVGYTGGDVPNATYRNHGSHAEGIKIEFNPEVISYRQLLEFFFKIHNPTTRNRQGNDIGMSYRSAIFYLDAAQQETAEALIKELDAAKIYPNPIVTEVVPAGDFWDAEEEHQDYLQKHPNGYTCHYIRPEWALTK from the coding sequence ATGGCTAATCAAACTGCAATACTTGCTGGTGGTTGTTTTTGGGGTGTAGAAGAGCTCATCCGTGAATTACCGGGTGTAATCAATACGCATGTGGGTTATACGGGTGGTGATGTGCCAAATGCGACATATCGGAATCATGGCTCCCATGCAGAGGGCATCAAAATAGAATTCAATCCTGAGGTGATTTCTTATCGCCAGTTGCTGGAATTCTTTTTCAAGATTCATAATCCGACTACCCGGAATCGCCAGGGGAATGATATAGGTATGTCTTACCGGTCTGCTATCTTTTACCTGGATGCAGCACAGCAGGAAACAGCTGAAGCGCTGATAAAAGAACTGGATGCAGCAAAGATCTATCCTAATCCGATCGTAACAGAGGTGGTACCTGCGGGTGATTTCTGGGATGCAGAAGAGGAGCATCAGGATTATTTACAGAAACATCCAAATGGATATACTTGTCATTATATCCGTCCGGAATGGGCATTGACGAAATAA
- a CDS encoding response regulator transcription factor, which translates to MKYKVLYAEDELTLAQIISDGLGQSGYEVVLATDGSQALELFRSAPPDICVLDVMMPVKDGYTLAEDIRKLDAGVPIIFLSAKSLPEDVIKGFKSGGNDYLRKPFNMGELLIRMESLLSRFGGRQQVESVYVFGSCKLDPVTQELETSVARYTLSYKEAALLELLLQHKNTLVPRQVPLLKIWGDDTYYNARSMDVFMSHLRKMLKGEPGVQLMSIRGAGYKLIV; encoded by the coding sequence ATGAAGTATAAAGTATTGTATGCAGAAGATGAGCTGACCTTGGCGCAAATCATTAGTGATGGTTTGGGGCAGAGTGGGTATGAGGTGGTGTTGGCGACGGATGGGAGTCAGGCGTTGGAATTATTTAGGAGTGCCCCGCCGGATATTTGTGTGTTGGATGTGATGATGCCGGTAAAGGATGGGTATACATTGGCGGAGGATATCAGGAAGTTGGATGCGGGGGTGCCGATTATATTTTTGAGTGCGAAGTCATTGCCGGAGGATGTGATTAAGGGGTTTAAGAGTGGGGGGAATGATTATTTGCGGAAGCCGTTTAATATGGGGGAGTTATTGATCAGGATGGAGTCATTGTTGAGTAGATTCGGGGGGCGGCAGCAAGTTGAGTCTGTGTATGTGTTTGGTAGTTGTAAGCTGGATCCGGTGACGCAGGAGTTGGAGACATCTGTGGCGAGGTATACGTTGTCTTATAAGGAGGCGGCGTTGTTGGAGTTGTTGTTGCAGCATAAGAATACGTTGGTGCCAAGGCAGGTGCCTTTGTTGAAGATATGGGGGGATGATACGTATTATAATGCGAGGAGTATGGATGTGTTTATGAGTCATTTGAGGAAGATGTTGAAGGGGGAGCCGGGGGTGCAGTTGATGAGTATTAGAGGGGCGGGGTATAAGTTGATTGTTTAA
- a CDS encoding outer membrane beta-barrel family protein has product MKTISILLLTFMPIFAIAQSNINGTVTDTEGHPLDGVTITLSQQNKYIATAITDLGHFALKDVKGIKGPNGISNAPYTLTATSMGYQSYTKELQLPADSIHIILQPDQKQLQGITVSAAKPLIERQTDRVVFNVENSIIASGGTSWEALTKAPGVTVNSDNSISAYRKDVQVYMDGKPLHLSGDDLVNYLQGLPSSTITKIEVLTNPPASFEAQGGSIINIVTKKVKKQGINLALNGNYIQGIYGSYNGSATFNYRKDKLNVYGNYGYGHKHTYMDNRTYINFGDSYWATNDHTVLESNSHNYRLGVDYQLTDNQILGVLVTGNNRAGHSNGNIPTHIYSADKSTLDSTLQTNSTDKKYGSGYTYNINYSLKMDSGKRSLNVDLDYAPYATSSYAHVNTDNDYRIYTPTTQHINILSGKADYVYTLNKWNLTTGFKYSSIESDNKFTFIESDVLMPDKSNHFRYTENTSALYTSISGTFNKLTVQGGLRAEYTNTRGYSITLDSLNKRSYFKLFPTLYLQYNQFQLTYSYRIDRPEYARMNPARHYSSPYNYYVGNPALQPAFTHNVELAYTYKENYTLTANYTSTSNIFTNVTVQDNATKTYYITHQNLGASINSGLRISASFHPASWWDVNAEAGGYFTQEKSAYLQGHYNIKMFSYDGRLNQTFTIDKKNGIAAEVTAQYIGPGIQNIYRSKGLSEVDLGVKANVLKGKGTIRLTANDIFNAFTYRVSINYLDQQSTFYHKNESRLATLSFSFRLGKDIKAARNRNTASEEEKRRAQ; this is encoded by the coding sequence ATGAAAACGATCTCCATACTACTCCTGACCTTTATGCCGATTTTTGCAATCGCCCAGTCCAATATCAATGGCACTGTCACCGATACCGAAGGTCACCCGCTCGATGGGGTTACCATTACCCTCAGCCAGCAAAACAAATATATCGCCACCGCCATCACCGATCTGGGCCATTTCGCACTAAAAGACGTAAAAGGCATCAAAGGTCCAAATGGTATATCCAATGCGCCCTACACCCTTACCGCTACATCCATGGGTTATCAATCTTATACTAAAGAGTTACAACTCCCTGCCGATTCTATCCATATCATCCTACAGCCTGATCAAAAACAACTACAAGGCATCACCGTCTCCGCAGCCAAACCACTCATCGAGCGGCAGACAGATCGCGTGGTCTTCAATGTAGAAAACAGTATCATCGCCAGCGGCGGCACCTCCTGGGAAGCCCTGACCAAAGCCCCCGGGGTTACTGTCAACTCTGACAATTCCATCTCCGCTTACCGCAAAGACGTGCAGGTATACATGGATGGTAAACCGCTTCACCTCTCCGGCGATGACCTGGTGAATTACCTGCAGGGCCTCCCTTCTTCTACGATTACCAAAATCGAAGTCCTTACCAATCCCCCCGCCAGCTTCGAAGCCCAGGGTGGATCTATCATCAATATCGTCACTAAAAAAGTAAAGAAACAAGGCATCAACCTCGCCCTCAATGGCAACTATATACAGGGGATATACGGCTCGTACAATGGCAGCGCTACTTTCAACTACCGCAAGGATAAATTGAATGTCTATGGCAACTATGGTTACGGCCATAAACATACCTACATGGATAACAGAACCTATATCAATTTTGGCGATTCTTACTGGGCCACCAACGACCACACGGTACTGGAATCCAATAGCCACAACTACCGTCTCGGTGTAGACTACCAACTTACTGACAACCAGATACTGGGTGTGCTCGTGACCGGCAATAACCGCGCTGGTCATAGTAATGGCAACATCCCTACCCATATTTACAGTGCTGACAAATCTACCCTTGATTCCACCCTGCAAACCAACTCTACCGATAAAAAATATGGCAGTGGCTATACCTACAATATCAACTATAGCCTGAAAATGGATAGTGGTAAACGTAGTTTAAATGTAGACCTGGATTACGCCCCATACGCTACCAGCAGTTATGCACATGTAAACACCGATAATGATTATCGCATTTACACACCAACTACACAACATATCAACATTCTTTCCGGCAAGGCAGATTACGTCTACACACTCAATAAATGGAACCTTACCACCGGTTTCAAATACAGTAGCATTGAAAGCGACAACAAATTCACCTTCATAGAAAGTGATGTACTCATGCCAGACAAAAGCAATCATTTCAGGTACACAGAAAACACCTCCGCATTATACACCAGTATCTCCGGCACTTTCAACAAATTAACTGTACAAGGTGGCTTAAGAGCTGAATACACGAACACCCGTGGCTACTCCATCACACTGGATTCTTTAAACAAACGTAGCTACTTCAAACTGTTTCCCACCCTATACTTACAATATAACCAATTCCAGCTCACCTACAGCTACCGTATAGACAGACCCGAATACGCCCGCATGAACCCTGCCAGACATTATTCATCTCCTTACAATTACTATGTAGGCAATCCTGCCCTGCAACCGGCCTTTACGCACAATGTTGAATTGGCCTACACCTACAAAGAAAACTACACCCTTACTGCGAACTACACTTCTACCAGCAATATATTTACCAACGTAACGGTACAGGACAACGCGACCAAGACCTACTACATCACCCATCAAAACCTGGGGGCAAGTATCAATAGCGGTCTGCGTATCTCCGCCTCCTTTCATCCGGCCAGCTGGTGGGATGTAAATGCAGAAGCAGGTGGCTACTTCACACAGGAAAAATCGGCTTACCTGCAAGGTCACTACAACATCAAAATGTTCTCTTACGATGGCCGGTTGAATCAAACTTTCACCATCGATAAAAAGAATGGTATCGCTGCTGAAGTAACAGCTCAATACATTGGCCCCGGCATCCAGAATATCTATCGCAGTAAGGGATTGAGCGAAGTAGACCTGGGTGTAAAAGCAAATGTGCTGAAAGGTAAAGGTACCATCCGCCTCACCGCCAATGATATTTTCAATGCATTCACTTACCGGGTTAGCATCAATTATCTTGATCAGCAAAGTACCTTCTATCATAAGAATGAATCGAGACTGGCTACATTGAGTTTCTCCTTCCGCCTGGGCAAAGACATCAAAGCCGCCAGAAACAGAAACACCGCAAGTGAAGAAGAAAAAAGACGTGCGCAATAA
- a CDS encoding helix-turn-helix transcriptional regulator, translating into MATRISTCIGADLKSKGFKVHEVSGIVPAAEVHARRDYYKIVMVTGDFILKFGDKTMEIDGTYLFFANPNVHHTIIPRSLERSGYACVFTEDFIAGRELTDLVQHSPLFRSSESPVLLLNKEQVAFLSSIYRKMLTVYNSDYEHRDELFRNCIELIIHEALQIQPANLDLREHNAAARVTRSFLELLERQFPIDNPAEPLRLRTAQDFANSLSVHTNYLNRTVKAVTGKPTSVLIAERITAEARALLQHTNWSVADIAYGLGFEYPTYFNNYFKRITGTTPNAIRTTRV; encoded by the coding sequence ATGGCAACAAGAATCAGTACCTGTATTGGCGCAGACTTAAAATCTAAAGGTTTTAAAGTACATGAAGTATCCGGCATCGTACCGGCCGCCGAAGTGCACGCCAGAAGGGATTATTATAAAATAGTGATGGTAACGGGGGATTTCATCCTGAAATTCGGAGATAAAACAATGGAGATAGATGGTACCTACCTTTTCTTCGCGAATCCGAATGTCCATCATACGATCATCCCCCGTTCCCTTGAAAGATCAGGCTATGCCTGCGTATTCACGGAAGATTTCATCGCCGGCAGGGAACTGACTGACCTGGTGCAGCATTCACCGCTATTCAGATCATCCGAATCTCCGGTGCTGCTACTAAACAAGGAACAGGTCGCATTTTTGTCCAGCATTTACAGGAAAATGCTCACCGTATATAATAGTGATTATGAGCACAGAGATGAATTGTTCCGCAACTGTATTGAACTCATCATTCACGAAGCCCTACAGATCCAACCTGCCAACCTGGACCTGCGGGAACACAATGCCGCTGCCCGCGTCACCCGGTCTTTTTTAGAATTGCTGGAAAGGCAGTTTCCCATCGACAACCCTGCAGAACCGCTCAGACTACGCACTGCACAGGATTTTGCCAACTCCCTCTCTGTACATACCAACTACCTGAACCGTACAGTGAAGGCCGTCACCGGCAAACCGACTTCCGTACTCATTGCCGAGAGAATTACCGCCGAAGCCAGGGCTTTGCTTCAACATACCAACTGGAGTGTGGCAGATATCGCCTATGGTCTGGGGTTTGAATATCCCACCTATTTTAATAACTATTTTAAAAGGATCACCGGCACCACCCCAAATGCCATCAGAACTACCAGGGTTTGA
- a CDS encoding MBL fold metallo-hydrolase, whose protein sequence is MKQILFILFLAISQHAHSQQTNSQQAIAQKVIPQYPSAQQAIAQLNQPGYYRIQLGDYEVTALSDGTVPIHLHDILTNVSHQEIDSLTTLSYQTPTEEASVNAYLLKINGKNILIDAGAAELYGPTLGHLPESLRKIGIAPEQIDAILVTHIHTDHTGGLMLDGKMVFPNATIYISKPEVDFWMNEKNKTPRLARWFKEAEDKVGPYLKAGKVKTFEYGIPLFPGITPIDAHGHTPGHTFYALESKGEKMLFIGDMIHAASVQFPDPAVTINFDVDEKNAAIQRIKTFKDAAAKGYWLAADHISFPGIGHVRSQANGYLWIPINYSTLGAGQ, encoded by the coding sequence ATGAAACAAATTCTTTTTATTTTATTCCTGGCAATTTCGCAACATGCACATTCACAACAAACAAATTCTCAACAAGCCATTGCACAAAAAGTCATTCCGCAATACCCCAGTGCACAACAAGCCATTGCACAATTAAACCAACCCGGTTATTACCGCATTCAACTCGGCGACTACGAAGTGACTGCATTATCAGACGGCACTGTGCCTATCCACCTGCACGATATCCTCACCAATGTCTCGCATCAGGAAATCGATAGTTTAACGACACTCAGTTATCAAACACCTACCGAAGAAGCCTCTGTCAATGCCTACCTTTTAAAAATCAACGGCAAAAACATCCTCATCGATGCAGGCGCGGCTGAATTGTATGGCCCCACACTAGGCCACCTGCCGGAGAGCCTGCGCAAAATAGGCATCGCACCTGAACAGATAGACGCGATATTAGTCACACACATTCACACCGATCACACCGGTGGACTCATGCTAGATGGCAAAATGGTCTTTCCAAATGCCACCATTTACATCAGTAAACCAGAAGTAGATTTCTGGATGAATGAGAAAAACAAGACACCCCGCTTAGCCAGATGGTTCAAAGAAGCTGAAGACAAAGTAGGCCCTTACTTAAAAGCCGGTAAAGTAAAAACCTTTGAATATGGTATCCCACTCTTCCCGGGTATTACCCCCATCGATGCTCATGGACATACACCCGGCCACACCTTCTATGCATTAGAAAGCAAAGGCGAAAAGATGTTATTCATCGGCGATATGATACATGCCGCCAGCGTACAATTCCCAGACCCTGCCGTTACGATCAACTTTGATGTAGATGAAAAAAACGCTGCTATACAAAGAATCAAAACATTTAAAGATGCGGCTGCTAAAGGCTACTGGTTGGCCGCTGATCACATCTCTTTCCCTGGCATCGGTCATGTGAGGTCACAAGCCAATGGCTATCTATGGATTCCTATCAATTACAGCACATTAGGAGCTGGCCAATAA
- a CDS encoding helix-turn-helix domain-containing protein has translation MYERKIPKDLDCGMAMTMEIIGNKWKPCLLYGIYKGINRPGQLQQQNPKASRQVLNQQLKELEAHGIIRKVVYAQLPPKVEYFLTELGETLIPVLEAMTAWGNSFIVKEEILPIE, from the coding sequence ATGTACGAGCGTAAAATACCAAAGGACCTCGATTGCGGGATGGCCATGACGATGGAGATCATTGGCAATAAGTGGAAGCCTTGTTTGCTGTATGGTATTTACAAGGGTATTAACCGGCCCGGGCAATTGCAGCAGCAAAATCCAAAGGCATCCAGGCAAGTATTGAATCAGCAATTGAAAGAATTGGAGGCACATGGCATCATCCGGAAAGTGGTGTATGCGCAGTTGCCTCCAAAGGTGGAATATTTTCTTACTGAATTGGGTGAGACATTGATTCCTGTATTGGAAGCAATGACTGCGTGGGGGAATTCTTTTATTGTAAAGGAGGAAATATTGCCTATTGAATAG
- a CDS encoding DUF4132 domain-containing protein, whose translation MFVIVNIKQAGRKHTILEKQKIELDDIGTQPTVKELITAVVKQQVHAYNTKKTGTNALPYLTSEQMEGQAANGKIGFGSNYNEEKADLTKAQETALLAFEDGMYAIFANYPFLQTMYNRVREHLLDIELKRGDSATPVSAFVTEIERLEGIHRFAQILAGLGKDSLHKGYIYSADHKNKQQLFSSLLKKCYPSATDTQAQFNEAMKAISVKEERLIEAAVYAPQWQQLVSGCLNWKGLDTAIWWLHVHTKSDAYSAKNADFESAVALYTSIELQDFKDGAVDKDWFQQAYKEIGKDRWQKVYNAAKYISDGNGHRRARLYADVITGDLKIKEVTQKVKEKRDQDYLRMYGLIPLSKANPQKDILGRYEYIQQFKKESKQFGAQKQTSEGIAIRIAMENLARNAGYADPMRLSWAMETKQVQNILSKETQVQYDDVLIGLIIEEDGEADVVAFRGDKKLAAVPAKYKKDKKVLELQEFKKTLKEQFRRSRKSLEEAMARGDGFEAAELANLFSHPVIAKHLEKLVFVTDTGHGFWKDNRLVSAKGEQFAIKPDALVRIAHCTDLYACGSWGDYQHYCFEQRLQQPFKQIFRELYTPLAEELEEKSISRRYAGHQVQPAKTVALLKSRGWKVDHEEGLQKAFHKEGFVVKMYAQANWFSPAEVESPVLEQVIFHDLKTYKNVAFKDIDPRIFSEVMRDIDLVVSVAHVGGVDPEASHSTIEMRAVLLTETARLFKLDNVQVIGNHAKIKGQYGEYSVHLGSAIVHMMPGRYLSVLPVHSQQRGRLFLPFVDDDPKSAEVMSKVLLLARDKEIQDPTIIQQLTF comes from the coding sequence ATGTTCGTAATTGTCAACATTAAACAAGCGGGACGTAAACATACCATTCTTGAAAAACAAAAAATAGAGCTGGATGACATTGGAACCCAACCTACAGTGAAGGAGCTGATCACTGCCGTGGTCAAACAACAGGTACATGCATACAATACTAAAAAAACGGGAACAAATGCATTGCCATACCTGACCAGTGAACAAATGGAGGGACAAGCTGCCAATGGCAAGATCGGTTTTGGAAGCAATTACAATGAAGAAAAAGCAGATCTGACAAAAGCGCAGGAAACAGCACTACTGGCGTTTGAAGATGGAATGTATGCCATATTTGCCAACTATCCTTTCCTGCAAACTATGTATAACCGTGTGAGAGAACACCTGCTGGATATTGAATTGAAACGTGGTGACTCTGCTACGCCTGTATCTGCTTTTGTTACTGAAATAGAAAGACTGGAAGGTATCCATCGTTTTGCTCAGATACTGGCTGGCCTGGGAAAAGACTCCCTGCATAAAGGATACATTTATTCTGCTGATCATAAAAATAAACAACAGCTATTTAGTTCGCTGCTTAAAAAATGTTATCCATCTGCTACTGATACGCAGGCGCAATTTAATGAGGCTATGAAAGCTATCAGTGTAAAAGAAGAACGATTGATAGAGGCAGCGGTGTATGCGCCACAATGGCAACAGCTGGTAAGTGGTTGTCTGAACTGGAAGGGATTGGATACCGCTATCTGGTGGTTGCATGTGCATACTAAGTCGGATGCCTATTCAGCGAAGAATGCGGATTTTGAAAGTGCTGTTGCATTGTATACCTCTATCGAATTACAGGACTTTAAAGATGGTGCGGTGGATAAAGATTGGTTCCAGCAGGCGTACAAGGAAATAGGTAAAGACCGTTGGCAGAAAGTATATAATGCTGCAAAATACATCAGTGATGGAAATGGTCATCGCAGGGCGCGTTTGTATGCCGATGTGATCACTGGTGATCTGAAGATTAAAGAGGTGACACAAAAGGTGAAAGAGAAAAGAGACCAGGATTACCTGCGTATGTATGGATTGATTCCGTTGAGCAAGGCAAACCCACAAAAGGATATACTTGGCAGATATGAATACATCCAGCAATTCAAAAAGGAAAGTAAACAGTTTGGTGCGCAGAAGCAAACCAGCGAAGGCATTGCAATCCGTATTGCGATGGAGAACCTGGCAAGGAATGCAGGATATGCTGATCCGATGCGCTTAAGCTGGGCCATGGAAACCAAACAGGTGCAGAATATCCTTTCTAAAGAAACACAGGTGCAGTATGATGATGTGTTGATAGGTCTGATCATTGAAGAGGATGGTGAAGCAGATGTAGTCGCTTTTAGAGGGGATAAAAAACTGGCTGCTGTACCGGCGAAATACAAGAAGGACAAGAAAGTACTGGAACTACAGGAGTTTAAGAAAACACTGAAGGAGCAATTCCGTCGTTCCCGCAAATCACTGGAAGAAGCTATGGCAAGAGGCGATGGTTTTGAAGCGGCGGAGCTGGCTAATTTGTTTAGTCATCCAGTGATCGCGAAGCATTTGGAAAAGCTGGTGTTTGTGACGGATACAGGTCATGGTTTCTGGAAGGATAATAGGTTGGTATCAGCAAAAGGTGAGCAGTTTGCAATAAAGCCGGATGCATTGGTACGCATAGCGCACTGTACAGATCTTTATGCCTGTGGCAGCTGGGGCGATTACCAGCATTATTGTTTTGAACAGCGCTTACAACAACCTTTCAAACAAATTTTCCGTGAGCTATATACCCCATTGGCCGAAGAGCTGGAAGAGAAATCTATCTCCCGCCGTTATGCCGGGCACCAGGTACAGCCAGCGAAGACGGTGGCATTGCTGAAGTCAAGAGGCTGGAAAGTAGATCATGAAGAAGGTTTGCAGAAGGCATTCCACAAAGAGGGTTTTGTGGTGAAGATGTACGCACAGGCGAACTGGTTCTCTCCTGCGGAAGTAGAATCGCCGGTGTTGGAACAGGTGATCTTCCATGACCTGAAGACATATAAGAATGTAGCTTTCAAAGACATCGATCCCCGCATTTTCAGTGAGGTCATGCGTGATATAGACCTGGTGGTAAGTGTGGCGCATGTAGGTGGGGTAGATCCGGAGGCGAGCCATTCAACTATCGAAATGAGGGCGGTGTTGCTGACAGAGACGGCACGGTTATTTAAACTGGACAACGTGCAGGTAATCGGTAATCACGCCAAAATTAAGGGGCAATACGGCGAATACAGCGTACACCTGGGCAGTGCCATTGTACACATGATGCCTGGAAGGTACCTGTCTGTATTGCCGGTGCATTCTCAGCAAAGAGGGAGGTTGTTCCTGCCATTTGTAGACGACGATCCGAAGTCGGCCGAAGTAATGTCCAAGGTATTGTTGCTCGCAAGGGACAAAGAGATCCAGGATCCGACCATTATCCAGCAATTAACATTTTGA
- a CDS encoding HAMP domain-containing sensor histidine kinase, protein MKWFSKKYAYPLVIVAMIVSVILQVAWLSQLYSSQKVQVKRDLDQVVNNVVRSSNFLSLLPGNEGNENFLSFFQSPEWLQFKEAYSRMRGHKVMSRFDSDLTGDSSIVDISIRIPNKKYERKKHKIQRIFEHGETEEGQLVLDSVEYNRLDSLVDQELLKNHLRVKYFVVKYDWESGVILNHHTAAEVRKADYHSEPYSYNIRLYNNFQLVVPSLRGIVFYQMRYYLLSSFLMLLLTGAAFYFVFRLLKHQHIYAQARIAFTSNMTHELKTPVAVMEAALDAITRYQLTADPEKLLQYINISKTELHRLNMMIEKVLNLDEVDSGETRLRSELYDVQQGLEQVVTSMQLQNKSAGIHYHPSEEPCFLDGDPVHLTNVFYNLIDNALKYGGKDVRVDVSCACTEKHIVISVKDNGPGISKIYHERIFERFFRVQDNVDVHNVKGSGLGLNYVKQIVERHGGKIRVVSELGKGSEFIIELPVYNEV, encoded by the coding sequence ATGAAATGGTTTTCTAAAAAGTATGCATATCCTTTGGTGATAGTGGCGATGATCGTCAGTGTCATATTGCAGGTGGCGTGGTTGAGCCAGTTGTACAGTTCGCAGAAGGTACAGGTAAAGCGTGACCTGGACCAGGTGGTGAATAATGTGGTGAGGAGTAGTAATTTCCTGAGCTTATTGCCGGGGAATGAGGGGAATGAAAACTTTTTGAGCTTTTTTCAGTCGCCGGAGTGGTTGCAATTTAAAGAGGCGTATAGCAGGATGAGAGGGCATAAGGTGATGAGCCGGTTTGATTCGGATTTGACGGGGGATAGTTCAATAGTAGATATCAGTATCAGGATACCGAATAAGAAATATGAGCGGAAGAAGCATAAGATACAGCGTATTTTTGAACATGGAGAAACGGAGGAAGGGCAATTGGTTTTAGATTCAGTAGAGTATAACCGGTTGGATAGTTTGGTAGATCAGGAGTTGTTGAAGAATCATCTTAGGGTAAAGTACTTCGTGGTGAAGTATGATTGGGAGAGTGGGGTAATTTTAAATCATCATACGGCTGCAGAGGTTCGGAAGGCGGATTATCATAGTGAGCCGTATAGTTACAATATCCGGTTGTATAATAATTTTCAGTTGGTGGTGCCTTCATTGAGGGGGATTGTGTTTTATCAGATGCGGTATTATTTATTGTCTTCGTTTTTGATGTTGTTATTGACGGGGGCTGCGTTTTACTTTGTGTTTAGATTGTTGAAGCATCAGCATATATATGCGCAGGCGAGGATTGCATTTACGAGCAATATGACGCATGAGTTGAAAACGCCGGTGGCGGTGATGGAGGCAGCATTAGATGCAATTACGAGGTATCAGCTGACGGCGGATCCGGAGAAGTTGTTGCAGTATATCAATATCAGTAAGACGGAGTTGCACCGGCTCAATATGATGATAGAGAAGGTATTGAATTTAGATGAGGTGGATAGTGGGGAGACGCGGTTACGGTCGGAGTTGTATGATGTGCAGCAGGGATTGGAGCAGGTGGTGACATCGATGCAGTTGCAGAATAAGTCAGCAGGCATACATTATCATCCTTCGGAGGAGCCTTGTTTTTTAGATGGGGATCCGGTGCATTTGACGAATGTGTTTTATAATTTGATAGATAATGCGCTGAAGTATGGGGGGAAGGATGTGCGGGTGGATGTAAGTTGTGCGTGTACAGAAAAGCATATTGTAATCAGTGTGAAGGATAATGGGCCGGGGATATCTAAGATCTATCATGAGAGGATATTTGAGCGGTTTTTTAGGGTGCAGGATAATGTGGATGTGCATAATGTGAAGGGGTCCGGGTTGGGGTTGAATTATGTAAAGCAGATAGTGGAGAGGCATGGCGGGAAGATCCGTGTAGTGAGTGAGTTGGGGAAGGGGAGTGAATTTATCATAGAATTACCTGTTTATAATGAAGTATAA
- a CDS encoding helix-turn-helix transcriptional regulator, whose translation MDSEVLIVNRVLPGTVPVLALRLKGHISSQNEPLPGYLLSGLRKTPRLIQYHAGTSNLLILFKEGGINAFFDIPAHEFFNESISLDNLLDIAFLEDQLGEGTDYIAIVENFLLQQLKHRTPDQLILAATNAIKQQQGNLNITQLASSLYISQDAFEKRFRKVIGTTPKQFASLVRMQSIVKNYSSKDFTHLALEAGYFDQAHFNKAFKQFTGLTPSSFFNTPPQW comes from the coding sequence ATCGATAGTGAGGTACTCATTGTCAATAGGGTACTACCGGGCACCGTACCTGTATTGGCACTGCGATTAAAAGGTCATATCTCTTCCCAAAATGAACCACTGCCTGGTTATTTGCTCTCTGGACTGAGAAAAACACCCCGCCTCATTCAATATCATGCAGGTACTTCCAACCTGCTGATATTATTCAAAGAAGGAGGGATCAATGCTTTTTTCGACATCCCTGCACATGAATTCTTCAATGAAAGTATCTCACTGGATAACCTGTTAGACATCGCCTTCCTGGAGGATCAACTGGGCGAAGGCACAGACTACATCGCCATCGTAGAAAATTTCCTGCTGCAACAACTCAAACACCGCACACCCGATCAGTTAATATTAGCAGCTACTAATGCGATCAAACAGCAACAGGGCAATTTAAATATCACCCAACTCGCCTCCTCCCTTTATATTAGTCAGGATGCATTTGAAAAACGTTTCAGAAAAGTGATCGGGACTACTCCAAAACAATTTGCAAGCCTTGTACGTATGCAATCCATCGTTAAAAACTATTCTTCTAAAGACTTCACCCACCTCGCCCTCGAAGCCGGCTATTTTGACCAGGCACACTTTAACAAAGCCTTCAAGCAATTCACCGGTCTCACGCCATCCAGCTTTTTCAACACACCTCCTCAATGGTAA